A single genomic interval of Nostoc commune NIES-4072 harbors:
- a CDS encoding red chlorophyll catabolite reductase — protein sequence MFEQQPNVDSTALFNQLWGLTNELREKIDARFELHSDPSTKNFQNYSALVGEAHGSLNTFSGPEIDWLVHSWLREPKSGFCNMHLTVWLKSQIRVPHLAVVFATVPELFFFIDYVPRSDLFTDLDYLDRYYEPVNQTYLAFLEDSRFQQYISKTLYIRQVQSHTSLCYTSPVTEETLARVHTVAHEMIDRWLGWVDEAEPVPESKRAALSERDLFVRRTVAERDPDNKIAVRLFGAEMTDKLVRSLWGGVGVPS from the coding sequence GTGTTTGAGCAGCAACCTAATGTAGATAGTACAGCCTTATTTAACCAGTTGTGGGGCTTAACAAATGAACTCCGTGAGAAAATAGACGCTCGTTTTGAATTACATTCAGATCCGTCTACCAAGAACTTTCAAAACTACTCTGCTTTAGTTGGAGAAGCGCACGGTTCGCTCAATACTTTTTCTGGGCCAGAAATTGATTGGCTGGTGCATTCATGGCTGCGCGAACCTAAATCAGGCTTTTGCAATATGCACCTAACTGTTTGGCTCAAGTCTCAGATTCGTGTTCCTCATTTGGCTGTTGTCTTTGCCACGGTTCCAGAACTATTCTTTTTTATAGATTACGTCCCTCGCAGTGATCTATTCACTGACCTAGACTATTTGGATCGTTACTACGAACCTGTAAACCAGACATATTTGGCGTTTCTGGAAGATTCACGTTTTCAGCAGTATATTAGCAAAACGCTGTATATTCGTCAGGTACAATCCCATACTAGTTTGTGTTATACCAGCCCAGTTACAGAGGAGACACTAGCTCGCGTCCACACGGTAGCGCATGAGATGATAGATCGTTGGCTAGGTTGGGTAGATGAAGCTGAACCAGTACCAGAATCCAAGCGGGCTGCTTTATCTGAGCGTGATTTATTTGTGCGCCGCACTGTTGCTGAACGTGACCCAGACAACAAAATCGCTGTGCGGCTATTTGGGGCAGAAATGACAGATAAACTTGTACGATCGCTCTGGGGTGGCGTAGGCGTTCCGTCGTAG
- a CDS encoding nitrilase-related carbon-nitrogen hydrolase: MPINPESYRALALQVTCHAVNQTNDSQQARSLMQNSINRLAQQIAASIAFIGFDCRLIVLPEYFLTGFPMGDTLAGWAEKACIEMAGAEYEALGKIAQKHKIFLAGNAYEVDPNFPGLYFQSCFILDPSGSIVLRYRRLNSLFAPTPHDVWDKYLDCYGLEGVFPVAKTEIGNLAALASEEILYPEVARCLAMRGAEVFVHSTSEVYNKNLTPKDAAKITRAVENMAYVVSANTAGIANIAIPIASADGGSKIIDHRGIVLAETGAGESMAAFAEIDLGALRRDRRRPGLNNLLSRQRFELYAESYCQSYFYPANTMLEGEVDRKHFLQTQQATIERLAKLGII; encoded by the coding sequence ATGCCCATTAATCCAGAATCGTACCGCGCTTTAGCACTGCAAGTTACCTGTCATGCAGTCAACCAAACAAATGATTCCCAACAAGCGCGATCGCTCATGCAAAACTCTATCAACCGCCTAGCGCAACAAATTGCTGCCAGTATCGCTTTCATCGGCTTCGATTGTCGTTTAATTGTACTGCCTGAATATTTCCTCACAGGTTTTCCGATGGGAGATACTTTAGCAGGATGGGCAGAAAAAGCTTGTATAGAAATGGCTGGTGCTGAGTATGAAGCCCTTGGTAAAATCGCCCAAAAGCATAAAATCTTTTTAGCTGGTAACGCCTACGAAGTTGACCCCAACTTCCCCGGATTGTACTTCCAAAGCTGCTTTATTCTTGACCCTTCTGGCTCAATCGTCTTGCGATATCGGCGGCTAAATTCTTTATTTGCTCCCACACCCCATGATGTTTGGGATAAATATCTTGACTGCTATGGTTTAGAGGGAGTTTTTCCCGTAGCCAAAACGGAGATCGGTAATTTGGCAGCTTTAGCATCAGAAGAAATTTTGTATCCAGAAGTGGCGCGGTGTCTGGCAATGCGAGGAGCAGAGGTTTTTGTCCATTCCACCTCGGAAGTATACAACAAAAACCTCACACCTAAAGACGCAGCAAAAATTACTCGCGCCGTCGAAAATATGGCTTATGTAGTTTCAGCTAATACCGCAGGCATCGCTAATATTGCTATCCCCATTGCTTCGGCTGATGGTGGTTCTAAAATCATTGACCATCGCGGAATCGTTTTAGCAGAAACAGGTGCAGGTGAAAGTATGGCAGCATTTGCAGAGATTGATTTAGGAGCATTACGCCGCGATCGCCGCAGACCAGGGTTAAATAATTTACTTTCACGCCAACGATTTGAACTCTACGCCGAAAGTTATTGCCAATCATACTTTTACCCCGCTAATACTATGCTGGAAGGAGAAGTAGACCGCAAACACTTCCTCCAAACGCAGCAAGCCACCATTGAGCGGTTAGCCAAACTGGGAATTATTTGA
- a CDS encoding aldehyde dehydrogenase family protein, which produces MTNPIEVRNPRTGKFDYVIIPPPLRLLAQQCKRTRRAQVRWQQLGLDGRIEALQQWKEAILSRRDRLTEALVNDTGRLSTSVLEIDSFLSSIDRWCKLAPELLQDSAKNTAIPFIALQQTSVPYPLVGVISPWNFPLLLSTIDTIPALLAGCAVIVKPSEIAPRFVAPLKIALSAVPELRDVLTFVEGAGETGSALIDNVDLVCFTGSVATGRKVAEAAAKRFIPAFLELGGKDPAIVLESANLELATSAILWGSVVNTGQSCLSIERIYVAESIFEKFYHQLVAKAYRLQLAYPTVESGEIGPIIAEKQAAIISDHLLDAVEKGAVIHCGGVIEDLGGGWWCRPTVLTQVNHSMKVMTEETFGPIMPIMPFSKLEEAVSLANDSIYGLSAAVFASEAEALEVAQQIDAGGISINDAGLTAIMHEGEKNAFKFSGLGGSRMGAAALKRFMRKKAILIKTNDTNDPWWFGNGE; this is translated from the coding sequence ATGACAAATCCAATAGAAGTCCGCAATCCTCGAACTGGCAAATTTGACTACGTAATTATCCCGCCGCCTCTCAGGCTGCTGGCACAGCAATGTAAGCGTACCCGCAGAGCGCAAGTTCGCTGGCAGCAACTGGGTTTAGACGGGAGAATTGAAGCCTTACAGCAGTGGAAGGAAGCGATATTATCAAGGCGCGATCGCTTGACGGAAGCTTTGGTAAATGATACAGGAAGATTATCGACCTCAGTATTAGAAATAGACTCCTTCCTCTCTAGCATTGATCGCTGGTGTAAGTTAGCGCCGGAATTGCTACAAGACTCTGCCAAAAACACAGCAATTCCATTTATCGCTTTGCAACAAACATCCGTTCCTTATCCCCTAGTTGGGGTTATTAGCCCGTGGAATTTTCCACTGTTACTGTCAACTATTGATACCATTCCGGCATTATTGGCAGGTTGTGCTGTCATTGTTAAACCCAGTGAAATTGCTCCCCGCTTCGTAGCACCCCTGAAAATAGCACTCAGCGCCGTTCCTGAATTGCGCGATGTTTTAACTTTTGTTGAAGGAGCTGGCGAAACTGGATCTGCTTTGATTGACAATGTAGATTTGGTGTGCTTTACAGGCAGTGTAGCAACGGGGCGAAAAGTAGCAGAAGCGGCTGCTAAACGGTTTATTCCGGCTTTTTTGGAATTGGGAGGAAAAGACCCTGCGATCGTTTTAGAATCAGCCAATTTAGAATTAGCAACCTCAGCAATATTGTGGGGTTCCGTCGTCAACACCGGACAGTCATGCTTATCAATTGAGCGAATTTATGTTGCTGAATCGATATTTGAAAAGTTTTACCATCAATTAGTAGCCAAAGCTTATCGCCTTCAACTAGCCTACCCCACAGTCGAAAGTGGAGAAATTGGCCCCATCATTGCCGAAAAACAAGCAGCAATTATTAGCGACCATCTCCTAGATGCAGTGGAAAAGGGAGCAGTAATTCACTGCGGCGGTGTAATTGAAGACTTAGGTGGAGGTTGGTGGTGTCGTCCGACAGTTCTCACGCAGGTTAATCATTCCATGAAAGTGATGACCGAAGAAACTTTCGGCCCCATTATGCCAATAATGCCTTTTTCCAAACTAGAAGAAGCAGTGTCTTTAGCGAACGACTCAATTTATGGATTGAGTGCTGCTGTCTTTGCCTCGGAAGCCGAAGCCTTAGAAGTTGCTCAACAGATAGATGCGGGTGGTATTAGTATCAACGATGCTGGACTAACTGCCATCATGCATGAAGGAGAAAAAAACGCCTTCAAATTCTCCGGTTTGGGAGGGTCACGCATGGGTGCTGCGGCGCTGAAACGGTTCATGCGAAAAAAAGCTATTTTGATCAAAACTAACGATACTAATGACCCTTGGTGGTTTGGGAATGGGGAGTGA
- a CDS encoding RNA-guided endonuclease InsQ/TnpB family protein, whose translation MEQVLTLVCKLNPSQKQVEEIELVLKAFADACNYANQKVKPQITSKTTIQNMVYNEIRALFGLSANLAVRACARVGANRKTAKLKDKQVLTFKPTSADYDARIFSFREKDWTVSLTLMNGREHIKIDIGNYQRGKLKGRKPTSAQLCKHRDGNYYIQIQIKNEAPEPIKSSNVIGVDFGRRDIAVTSNGDKWDGKQINDVRDKFSRVRSSLQHIATKGTRSTRRRARQILQRLSGKERRFQQWLNHNISKSIIQDALKNNAEVAIEDLTGIRERTLQLPRSKTERRRSNSWSFYQLRSFLEYKGVQFGVEVVAVPPAWTSQTCHQCLHIGLRSDKRFKCTNEACSWNGDADLNGAKNIAAIGVNFVNSPRGSNCLCCELSTDSSGLLKAYTDASRTV comes from the coding sequence ATGGAACAAGTGCTGACGCTAGTTTGCAAACTCAACCCCTCTCAAAAACAAGTAGAAGAAATTGAATTGGTATTAAAGGCTTTTGCTGATGCGTGTAACTATGCCAATCAGAAAGTTAAGCCTCAGATAACCAGTAAGACGACTATTCAAAATATGGTCTATAACGAGATTCGTGCTTTGTTTGGATTAAGCGCAAATTTAGCTGTTCGTGCTTGCGCCAGAGTTGGAGCTAATCGCAAAACTGCCAAACTAAAAGACAAACAAGTTTTAACATTCAAGCCAACATCGGCTGATTATGATGCCAGAATTTTCTCATTTAGAGAAAAAGACTGGACTGTTAGCTTGACTTTAATGAACGGCAGGGAACACATTAAAATTGATATTGGTAATTATCAAAGAGGTAAATTAAAAGGTAGAAAACCTACATCGGCACAGTTATGTAAGCATCGTGATGGCAACTACTACATCCAGATCCAAATCAAAAATGAAGCACCAGAACCAATTAAATCGAGTAATGTAATTGGTGTTGATTTTGGACGCAGAGACATTGCTGTAACTAGCAATGGTGATAAGTGGGATGGAAAGCAAATCAACGATGTTAGAGACAAGTTTTCTAGAGTAAGAAGTTCTCTCCAGCATATTGCCACGAAAGGCACAAGGTCTACTCGCCGCAGGGCAAGACAGATTTTGCAACGGTTGTCGGGCAAGGAGAGAAGGTTTCAGCAATGGCTAAACCACAACATTAGCAAGTCCATTATTCAGGACGCATTAAAAAATAATGCAGAAGTGGCAATTGAAGACTTAACAGGTATTCGTGAAAGAACTCTTCAATTGCCAAGAAGTAAAACAGAACGTAGACGTTCAAATTCCTGGTCTTTCTATCAGTTAAGGTCTTTCTTAGAATACAAAGGTGTTCAGTTCGGAGTAGAGGTAGTTGCTGTCCCTCCAGCTTGGACAAGCCAAACTTGCCATCAATGTCTGCACATTGGATTGCGTTCTGACAAGCGTTTCAAATGTACTAATGAAGCTTGTTCTTGGAATGGTGACGCTGATTTAAACGGAGCAAAAAATATTGCTGCTATTGGGGTGAATTTTGTAAACTCGCCCAGAGGCTCGAACTGTTTGTGCTGTGAACTCAGTACGGATAGTTCAGGGCTACTAAAAGCCTACACTGACGCTTCGCGTACAGTGTAG
- a CDS encoding DUF3598 family protein → MSNIREGMPVLVRHEGDWVGTYTVVDTAGKILDSYESHLTCQFPENGPHPYYQINRYKWSGGKQEEYEFPGSYKDNKLWFDTDRIDGKAWEADDSIVILQFSYKTNPEMSLYEMIYISPDNNNRARTWHWFKNNKIFQRTLIQEERVR, encoded by the coding sequence ATGTCAAATATTCGAGAAGGGATGCCGGTGCTTGTCCGTCATGAAGGAGATTGGGTAGGAACTTATACAGTAGTTGATACAGCCGGAAAAATCCTTGACAGTTATGAGTCTCACTTAACTTGTCAATTTCCAGAAAATGGCCCTCATCCCTACTACCAAATCAATCGCTATAAATGGTCTGGTGGGAAACAAGAAGAGTATGAATTTCCAGGAAGCTATAAAGATAATAAGCTGTGGTTTGACACCGATCGCATAGATGGAAAAGCTTGGGAAGCCGATGATTCAATTGTGATTTTGCAGTTTAGTTATAAAACAAACCCAGAAATGAGTTTATACGAAATGATCTATATTAGCCCTGACAATAACAATCGTGCCCGTACTTGGCATTGGTTTAAGAACAACAAAATTTTTCAACGCACCTTAATTCAAGAAGAACGGGTAAGATAG
- the hisS gene encoding histidine--tRNA ligase has translation MAKGDKINFSTPSGFPEFLPSEKRLELYLLDIIRRVFESYGFTPIETPAVERLEVLQAKGNQGDNIIYGIDPILPPNRQAERDKSGETGSEARALKFDQTVPLAAYIARHLNELTFPFARYQMDVVFRGERAKDGRFRQFRQCDIDVVARRELSLLYDAQMPAIITEIFEAINIGDFLIRINNRKVLTGFFKSVGITEDKIKSCISIVDNLEKIGESKVKQELEKEGVSGEQTQKIIDFIKIDGSVDEVLDKLKYLAQNLSETEQLNLGITELQTVIAGVRNLGVAENRFCIDLSIARGLDYYTGTVYETTLLGHEALGSICSGGRYEELVGVFLGEKMPGVGISIGLTRLISRLLKAGILNTLAATPAQVMVVNMQEDLMPTYLKVSQHLRQAGINVLTNFDKRPLGKQFQLADKQGIQFCVIIGSEEAAAQKSSLKDLKTGEQVEVLLVNLAEEVKRRLG, from the coding sequence ATGGCAAAAGGTGACAAAATAAACTTTTCTACTCCTAGTGGTTTCCCAGAATTTCTGCCTAGTGAAAAGCGTCTAGAATTATATTTGCTAGATATCATCCGTAGAGTTTTTGAAAGCTATGGATTTACGCCCATAGAAACACCTGCTGTAGAACGTTTAGAAGTGCTGCAAGCTAAAGGAAATCAAGGCGACAATATCATTTATGGTATTGACCCCATCCTGCCACCAAATCGACAAGCCGAAAGAGATAAATCGGGTGAAACTGGTTCAGAAGCAAGAGCTTTAAAGTTTGATCAAACAGTTCCATTAGCAGCATATATTGCCCGTCACCTAAATGAGTTGACCTTTCCCTTTGCCCGCTACCAAATGGATGTAGTTTTTCGTGGTGAACGAGCAAAAGATGGGCGTTTTCGTCAGTTCCGCCAGTGTGATATTGATGTAGTTGCTCGTCGTGAACTCAGCTTGCTCTATGATGCTCAGATGCCTGCAATTATTACTGAGATATTTGAAGCGATAAATATTGGTGATTTTTTGATTCGCATCAATAACCGTAAAGTTCTCACAGGTTTTTTTAAGTCAGTAGGAATTACTGAAGATAAAATTAAATCGTGTATTAGTATTGTTGATAATTTAGAAAAAATTGGTGAAAGTAAAGTAAAACAAGAATTAGAAAAAGAGGGTGTTTCAGGAGAACAAACTCAAAAAATTATTGATTTTATTAAAATAGATGGTTCTGTTGATGAAGTATTAGATAAACTTAAGTATCTCGCCCAAAATTTATCAGAAACCGAGCAATTAAACCTGGGGATTACCGAATTACAAACGGTAATTGCAGGCGTGCGTAATCTCGGAGTTGCCGAAAATCGTTTCTGTATTGATTTATCCATTGCCCGTGGTCTTGATTACTATACTGGTACAGTTTATGAAACAACCTTATTAGGGCATGAAGCTTTAGGTAGTATCTGTTCTGGCGGAAGATATGAAGAATTAGTCGGAGTATTTTTGGGTGAAAAAATGCCTGGTGTAGGTATTTCTATAGGATTAACTCGCTTAATTAGTCGCTTGTTAAAAGCAGGTATTCTTAATACTTTAGCTGCTACACCAGCCCAGGTGATGGTAGTAAATATGCAAGAAGATTTAATGCCAACTTATTTAAAAGTTTCGCAACATCTGCGTCAGGCTGGAATTAATGTGCTCACTAACTTTGATAAGCGTCCCTTGGGTAAACAATTTCAGCTAGCTGACAAACAAGGAATTCAATTTTGTGTAATTATTGGATCTGAAGAAGCAGCAGCGCAAAAGTCATCACTGAAAGATTTGAAAACAGGTGAGCAAGTAGAAGTGCTACTAGTAAATTTGGCTGAAGAAGTTAAAAGAAGACTTGGCTAA
- a CDS encoding restriction endonuclease subunit R — protein MTILNARNLSLEEVQRLFGFQEQYSDSFSNYLSLEPLTEAEQQEMLQIRNDFRRYLTAGKVSEGQVKFLAVAPLLRLAGFYRYPIEIVLEENIADIEVEDEDIRIKGRFDILAISKAKHTKPQTYFWLLLIESKNSQIDISTGLPQLLTYAYKNLDNQKSIWGLTANGRSYQFVYLEPGNPPIYYLLPELNLMERERSTQLLQVLKAICQL, from the coding sequence ATGACAATTCTCAACGCTCGTAATTTATCCTTAGAAGAAGTTCAGCGTCTGTTTGGCTTTCAAGAACAATACAGTGACTCATTTTCTAACTACTTATCTCTAGAACCTCTTACGGAAGCAGAACAGCAAGAAATGCTGCAAATTAGAAATGACTTTCGACGCTACCTTACAGCAGGTAAAGTTTCCGAAGGTCAGGTAAAGTTCCTTGCAGTTGCTCCTTTACTAAGATTAGCTGGTTTTTATCGCTATCCTATCGAAATTGTTTTGGAGGAGAATATTGCTGATATTGAAGTTGAAGATGAAGATATCAGAATTAAAGGAAGATTTGATATTTTAGCTATTAGTAAAGCTAAACATACAAAACCTCAAACATATTTTTGGCTACTGTTAATTGAATCTAAAAATAGTCAAATTGATATTTCAACAGGTTTACCTCAGCTACTCACGTATGCTTATAAAAATTTAGATAATCAAAAATCAATTTGGGGATTAACGGCTAATGGTAGAAGTTATCAATTTGTCTATCTTGAACCAGGAAATCCGCCTATTTATTATCTGTTACCAGAATTAAATTTAATGGAAAGAGAGCGTTCAACTCAGTTGCTACAAGTTCTAAAAGCAATTTGTCAGCTTTAA
- a CDS encoding NblA/ycf18 family protein has product MNEPIKLSLEQEFSLRTFSDQVQQMSREQAQEFLLMLYKQMIIRETTYQELLKHQWELDSDPIFG; this is encoded by the coding sequence ATGAATGAACCTATTAAATTATCTTTAGAACAAGAATTTAGCCTTAGAACCTTTTCTGATCAAGTGCAGCAGATGTCCCGTGAACAAGCTCAAGAGTTTTTGCTGATGCTCTATAAGCAGATGATAATTAGGGAAACGACTTACCAAGAATTGCTCAAACATCAGTGGGAACTGGATTCAGATCCAATCTTTGGCTAA
- the ssuE gene encoding NADPH-dependent FMN reductase: protein MTNILAIAGSPTHPSRTYGVVEYTAKLLQQEGLHVDIISVRDLPAEDLVFGRYDSPALEQPKALLAKADGVIIATPIYKAAYTGVLKTFLDLLPQKSLTGKPVLPIALGGTIAHLLAIEYALKPVLSELGARHILATIYAVDKQIQRQADNSVVLDEEIDQRLKDVLKEFVKAVEYDAAAPQELVHAN, encoded by the coding sequence ATGACAAATATTTTAGCGATCGCTGGTAGTCCAACCCATCCATCTAGAACTTATGGTGTTGTCGAATACACTGCCAAGCTTTTACAACAAGAAGGCTTGCATGTAGACATTATTTCAGTTCGGGATTTACCTGCTGAAGATTTAGTTTTTGGACGTTACGATAGTCCTGCTTTAGAACAACCAAAAGCTTTATTAGCAAAGGCAGATGGTGTAATTATTGCCACCCCAATTTACAAAGCTGCTTACACAGGAGTGCTGAAAACATTTCTAGATTTGCTCCCACAAAAATCATTGACAGGTAAACCTGTATTACCAATTGCCCTTGGTGGGACGATCGCTCACTTATTGGCAATTGAATATGCTCTTAAACCTGTTTTATCTGAATTAGGAGCGCGGCATATCCTAGCTACTATTTATGCAGTAGACAAACAAATTCAACGACAAGCTGATAACAGCGTCGTGTTAGATGAGGAAATTGATCAAAGGCTTAAAGATGTTCTCAAGGAATTTGTGAAAGCTGTAGAATATGATGCCGCAGCGCCTCAAGAATTGGTTCATGCCAATTAA
- a CDS encoding beta-class carbonic anhydrase, translating to MLHQQIDQKISEKEAWALRRQLGIPNNKRLWVLACMDERLPIEKVLGIAEGDAHIFRNAGGLVTDDAIRSAMLTTQFFGTKEIIVINHTECGMMTASGNFLSEVLRNQGIDVDQVSVDPALPELKLPKGVFSKWIKTFTDVDEICTQQVELLRNSALIPQDVVIHGYIWEVESMSLRRPYKRLSDQVNTASAMNSKTTKHTEPILEIGSLIE from the coding sequence ATGTTGCACCAACAAATTGACCAAAAAATCTCAGAAAAAGAAGCGTGGGCATTACGTCGCCAGTTGGGAATACCTAACAATAAACGCTTGTGGGTGCTGGCGTGCATGGATGAGCGATTACCGATAGAAAAAGTATTGGGAATTGCTGAAGGAGATGCTCATATTTTCCGTAATGCTGGGGGATTAGTTACGGATGATGCTATCCGATCAGCGATGTTAACTACACAGTTTTTTGGCACAAAAGAAATCATTGTCATTAATCATACCGAATGTGGCATGATGACAGCATCAGGAAACTTTCTTAGTGAGGTATTGCGAAATCAAGGTATTGACGTGGATCAAGTTAGTGTCGATCCTGCTTTGCCAGAGTTGAAGCTACCAAAAGGCGTTTTTTCCAAATGGATCAAAACGTTTACCGATGTGGATGAAATCTGCACACAGCAGGTAGAATTACTGCGTAATTCTGCTTTAATTCCCCAGGATGTAGTTATTCATGGCTACATCTGGGAAGTAGAGAGTATGAGTTTGCGCCGTCCCTACAAACGCCTGAGTGATCAGGTCAATACAGCATCAGCTATGAATAGCAAAACCACAAAACATACTGAACCGATTTTAGAAATTGGGAGTTTAATTGAATGA
- the ssuD gene encoding FMNH2-dependent alkanesulfonate monooxygenase codes for MQLLWFIPTHGDGRYLATATGGRAISFAYLRQIAQAVDDLGYTGALLPTGRSCEDAWIVASTLVSLTRQMRFLVAIRPGLVSPGVAARMAATFDRLSGGRLLINVVTGGDPVELAGDGLHLDHDQRYELTDEFLTVWRAIASGEQANLQGDYLNIQDGKLLFPPVQKPYPPLWFGGSSAVAQKIAAKHVDVYLTWGEPPAQVAEKIASVRRLALSEGRTLRFGIRLHVIVRETESEAWDAANQLIKYVDDEAITKAQKTYARMDSVGQRRMTQLHHGNREALEISPNLWAGVGLVRGGAGTALVGDPQTVAARILEYASLGIESFILSGYPHLEEAYRVAELLFPHLPLENLPAVEKQHVLSPFGEIVANEDFPKEQHQERATSIS; via the coding sequence ATGCAGCTACTATGGTTTATCCCAACCCACGGAGACGGACGTTACCTTGCAACTGCTACAGGTGGGCGGGCAATAAGCTTTGCTTATCTGCGGCAAATTGCCCAAGCGGTGGATGACCTTGGTTATACAGGAGCATTGCTCCCTACAGGTCGGTCTTGCGAAGATGCTTGGATTGTAGCGTCAACACTGGTATCACTGACGCGACAGATGCGTTTTTTGGTAGCGATTCGTCCCGGCTTGGTATCACCTGGAGTAGCAGCGCGGATGGCGGCGACTTTTGATAGACTCTCTGGAGGACGCTTGCTGATTAATGTCGTGACTGGTGGCGATCCCGTAGAATTAGCGGGAGACGGCTTGCATTTGGATCACGATCAGCGCTATGAATTAACAGATGAATTTTTGACTGTATGGCGAGCGATCGCTAGTGGTGAACAAGCTAATCTCCAAGGCGACTATCTTAATATCCAAGATGGTAAGCTGCTGTTTCCACCCGTCCAGAAGCCATATCCTCCCTTGTGGTTTGGTGGTTCTTCTGCCGTTGCTCAAAAAATTGCTGCCAAGCACGTAGATGTCTATCTAACTTGGGGTGAACCACCGGCGCAAGTAGCCGAGAAGATTGCATCAGTTCGCAGACTTGCTTTGTCAGAAGGCCGAACTTTGCGGTTTGGGATTCGCTTACATGTGATTGTGCGCGAAACTGAAAGTGAAGCCTGGGATGCGGCGAATCAATTGATTAAGTATGTAGATGATGAGGCGATCACTAAAGCCCAAAAAACTTATGCCCGGATGGACTCAGTTGGGCAACGGCGGATGACTCAACTACACCACGGTAATCGTGAGGCATTAGAGATTAGCCCGAATCTGTGGGCGGGAGTTGGTTTAGTACGTGGTGGTGCGGGAACAGCCTTAGTAGGCGATCCCCAAACCGTAGCTGCCAGGATATTGGAATATGCTTCTTTGGGCATTGAGTCTTTTATTCTCTCTGGCTATCCTCACCTAGAAGAAGCTTATCGAGTTGCAGAACTTTTATTTCCCCATTTGCCATTAGAGAATCTGCCAGCAGTGGAAAAGCAACATGTCTTGAGTCCATTTGGCGAGATTGTGGCAAATGAAGATTTCCCTAAGGAGCAGCATCAGGAAAGAGCAACGTCCATATCCTAG
- a CDS encoding ATP-binding cassette domain-containing protein encodes MVSTVQGSQLNILDLSKVFGNKTVLKSLNLEVAPGEFIAIVGRSGCGKSTLLRLVSGLDKPTSGGILLDGQPLHKLSQSVRVMFQDPRLLPWKRVIDNVGLGLEENWRAKAARVLEQVGLKDRADEWPYVLSGGQRQRVALARALVSQPQLLLLDEPLGALDALTRLEMQHLIEDLWQQRGFTAFLVTHDVEEAVALADRVIVIEEGRVALDLPVRLSRPRDRASEVFVNIREAVLEKVMNNEGTHAHQLLQMSH; translated from the coding sequence ATGGTTTCGACTGTACAAGGTTCACAACTCAATATTTTGGATTTAAGCAAAGTTTTTGGAAATAAAACTGTCTTAAAATCATTAAATCTAGAAGTAGCACCAGGAGAATTTATTGCTATTGTTGGGCGTAGTGGTTGCGGTAAAAGTACCTTACTGCGCCTAGTGTCTGGGTTAGATAAACCCACTTCAGGCGGCATATTATTAGATGGGCAACCACTACATAAACTTAGTCAATCTGTAAGAGTAATGTTTCAAGACCCTCGATTACTACCTTGGAAACGTGTGATAGATAATGTGGGTCTGGGTTTGGAAGAAAATTGGCGTGCAAAAGCTGCGCGGGTATTGGAACAAGTAGGACTTAAAGATAGAGCTGATGAATGGCCTTACGTGTTATCTGGAGGGCAACGCCAACGAGTAGCATTGGCCAGAGCCTTGGTGAGTCAACCACAACTATTACTACTTGATGAACCTTTAGGAGCATTGGATGCGTTAACTCGCTTAGAAATGCAACATTTAATCGAGGATTTGTGGCAACAGAGAGGGTTTACGGCGTTTTTAGTTACCCATGATGTAGAAGAAGCTGTAGCACTGGCAGACAGAGTGATAGTAATTGAAGAAGGACGGGTTGCGTTAGATTTACCTGTAAGATTGTCGCGTCCACGAGACAGAGCTAGTGAAGTATTTGTAAATATCAGAGAAGCAGTACTAGAAAAAGTTATGAATAATGAAGGCACTCACGCACATCAATTATTGCAAATGAGTCATTGA